CGGCGGCGAGCGCCTCGGCGGTGGGGTAGCGCGCAAAGAGCGCGGGCGTCACCTGGTTGACGCGCGCGTCGGTGCACTGGGCGCTGAGGATGGTGGCGCAGAGGAGCTGCCAGGGGTCCGCGTGGTCGAGCTCGCATCGGGCGTCCGGGTAACGCGCGCCCAGGAGCCGCACGACCTCGAGCGCCCGCTCCGCGCGTCCATTGGCGACCGCCATGCCCTCCGCCCCCCACGACGTGATCGACCGCCCCGGACGGGGCGCGCCGCCGGGATGAGTATAGCCGCGGGGGCGGGCGGACGTCAACTCGAGCGCGCCGTCACCGTCGCGAAGCCGGCGCGGTCGTTGGCCCAGTTCACCATCAGCAGACGACCGGTGCCGGCGTCCATCCGAACGATGGCGCGGCGGCCTGCGACCCTGCCGTAGACGGTCCAGACGCCTGCGGCCAGGCGTGGCGGGCGCGCGAGCGACCAGCGCGAGGCTCCGCCTCCAATGCCCAGCGCGCGGAACCAGTCGCGGGCCGCCCACAGTGCCTCGTCGCGGCTGAGGGTGCGCGGCGGGTTCGGCTCCGCGAAGCCAAGCCCGCTCAGGATCATCAGCTCGCCGGACGTGGCGTCCAGCAGGACGAACGCGACCGGCCTCCTGCGCGCGTCCAGGCCGACCACGCTCCACGAGAGCCAGTCAGGCC
This is a stretch of genomic DNA from Chthonomonadales bacterium. It encodes these proteins:
- a CDS encoding endonuclease III, with translation MAVANGRAERALEVVRLLGARYPDARCELDHADPWQLLCATILSAQCTDARVNQVTPALFARYPTAEALAA